From Paracoccus aminovorans, one genomic window encodes:
- the mrdA gene encoding penicillin-binding protein 2 produces the protein MRKSDREIVESSRLITRRVLMLGVIQAAVVSVLGLKLRSMQIEHADEYRMLSDGNSIKIRLLPPARGLILDRHGTIIAGNEQNYRVTLTREEAGDVSAVIARLRRIIPMTDRQAAEILEEIRKRSAVTPVMVADRLSWPEFSSIALNAPALPGVTPESGLSRSYPRAGDFSHVLGYVGPVSDYDLSKIENPDPVLRLPEFQLGKVGMEAKLEEALRGKAGARRIEVNSAGREMRELSRQEGQQGATVQTTLDAGLQNFATQRLGQESAAAVVMDVTNGDVLAICSSPVFDPNKFVRGISGPDYRALMNHDHRPLADKTVQGAYPPGSTFKMVTLLAGLESGVINPGSRFFCPGSLQVAGRRFHCWSRGGHGTIDAVRSLEQSCDVYYYELAQRVGIDRIGAMARKLGIGVKHDLPMSAIAEGIAPDRAWKRERYGQEWQVGDSINASIGQGYVLASPLQLAVMTARVATGRAVSPRLVKAIDGVAETVPDWPELGINPLNLRTARAGMDAVMNSSHGTARRARIIAPEWQMAGKTGTSQVRNITAAERARGVISNDQLPWNRRDHALFVCFAPFDMPRYAVSVVVEHGGGGSAVAAPIARDILLYALAGGLPPISAYPDDGTRAKVQEMWSKMNLAPSTRPAETRAKA, from the coding sequence ATGCGCAAATCCGACCGCGAAATCGTCGAAAGCAGCCGCCTGATCACCCGGCGCGTGCTGATGCTGGGGGTGATCCAGGCCGCCGTCGTCTCGGTCCTGGGGCTGAAGCTGCGTTCGATGCAGATCGAGCACGCCGACGAATACCGCATGCTGTCGGACGGCAACTCGATCAAGATCCGGCTGTTGCCGCCGGCGCGCGGGCTGATCCTTGATCGCCACGGCACCATCATCGCCGGCAACGAACAGAACTATCGCGTCACCCTGACCCGCGAAGAGGCGGGCGACGTCTCGGCCGTGATCGCCAGGCTGCGCCGCATCATCCCGATGACCGACCGCCAGGCGGCCGAGATCCTAGAGGAAATCCGCAAGCGCAGCGCCGTCACCCCGGTCATGGTCGCCGACCGGCTGAGCTGGCCCGAGTTTTCCTCGATCGCGCTCAACGCCCCCGCCCTGCCCGGCGTGACCCCGGAATCGGGCCTGTCGCGCAGCTATCCGCGCGCCGGCGATTTCTCGCATGTGCTGGGCTATGTCGGGCCGGTTTCCGATTACGACCTCTCGAAGATCGAGAACCCGGACCCGGTGCTGCGCCTGCCCGAGTTCCAGCTGGGCAAGGTCGGCATGGAGGCCAAGCTGGAAGAGGCGCTGCGCGGCAAGGCCGGCGCCCGCCGGATCGAGGTGAACAGCGCCGGCCGCGAGATGCGCGAGCTGTCGCGGCAGGAAGGCCAGCAGGGCGCCACCGTGCAGACGACGCTGGACGCGGGCCTACAGAACTTCGCCACCCAGCGCCTGGGCCAGGAAAGCGCCGCCGCCGTGGTCATGGACGTGACCAACGGCGACGTGCTGGCGATCTGCTCGTCCCCGGTCTTCGATCCGAACAAGTTCGTGCGCGGCATCTCGGGACCGGATTACCGGGCGCTGATGAACCACGACCACCGGCCGCTGGCCGACAAGACCGTGCAGGGCGCCTATCCGCCCGGCTCGACCTTCAAGATGGTCACGCTGCTGGCCGGGCTGGAATCGGGGGTCATCAACCCCGGCTCGCGCTTCTTCTGCCCGGGCTCGCTGCAGGTGGCCGGCCGCAGGTTCCACTGCTGGAGCCGCGGCGGTCACGGCACCATCGACGCGGTCCGCAGCCTGGAACAGTCCTGCGACGTCTATTACTACGAACTGGCGCAGCGCGTCGGCATCGACCGCATCGGCGCCATGGCCCGCAAGCTGGGCATCGGCGTCAAGCACGACCTGCCGATGTCCGCCATCGCCGAGGGCATCGCCCCCGACCGCGCCTGGAAGCGGGAACGCTACGGCCAGGAATGGCAGGTCGGCGATTCGATCAACGCCTCGATCGGCCAGGGCTATGTGCTGGCCTCGCCCCTGCAACTGGCGGTGATGACGGCGCGGGTGGCGACGGGGCGCGCGGTCTCGCCGCGGCTGGTCAAGGCCATCGACGGCGTCGCCGAGACGGTGCCGGACTGGCCCGAACTGGGCATCAACCCGCTCAACCTGCGCACCGCCCGCGCCGGCATGGATGCGGTGATGAACAGCAGCCACGGCACCGCGCGCCGCGCCCGCATCATCGCGCCGGAATGGCAAATGGCGGGCAAGACCGGCACCTCGCAGGTCAGGAACATCACCGCCGCCGAACGCGCGCGCGGGGTGATCTCGAACGACCAGCTGCCTTGGAACCGCCGCGACCACGCGCTTTTCGTCTGCTTCGCGCCCTTCGACATGCCGCGCTATGCGGTGTCGGTGGTGGTCGAGCACGGCGGCGGCGGTTCGGCCGTGGCGGCGCCCATCGCCCGCGACATCCTGCTTTACGCGCTGGCCGGCGGCCTGCCGCCGATCAGCGCCTATCCCGACGACGGCACCCGCGCCAAAGTGCAGGAAATGTGGTCGAAGATGAACCTGGCCCCCTCGACCCGCCCGGCCGAGACGCGCGCGAAAGCCTGA
- the rodA gene encoding rod shape-determining protein RodA, with amino-acid sequence MSYLNYHVAQVPTGWRKILHLNWPLVFLVTAVSCIGFLMLYSVSGGDIDRWAMPQMERFAAGMVLMFALAFVPIWFWRSISVISYVICVLLLVLVELMGDIGMGAQRWLVLGPIRIQPSELTKVAFVMTLAAYYDWLPVEKVSRPFWVLIPVLLILLPTGLVLMQPDLGTSIMLIAGGGIVMFAAGVSLWYFGAVIAIVVASVTAVMESRGTDWQLLHDYQFKRIDTFLDPGSDPLGAGYNIAQAQIALGSGGWSGRGFMQGTQSRLNFLPEKHTDFIFTSLAEEFGFVGAGSLLALYVLILGFCLHSALTNRDRFASLLTIGIAGTFFLYFSINMATVMGMLPAKGSPLPLVSYGGTSLMILLMGFGILQSAHVHRPRG; translated from the coding sequence ATGAGCTATCTGAACTATCACGTCGCCCAGGTGCCGACCGGCTGGCGCAAGATCCTGCACCTGAACTGGCCGCTGGTTTTCCTTGTCACGGCCGTCAGTTGCATCGGCTTTCTCATGCTCTATTCGGTCTCGGGCGGCGACATCGACCGCTGGGCCATGCCGCAGATGGAGCGTTTCGCCGCCGGCATGGTCCTGATGTTCGCCCTGGCCTTCGTGCCGATCTGGTTCTGGCGCTCGATCTCGGTGATCTCCTATGTGATCTGCGTGCTGCTGCTGGTGCTGGTCGAACTCATGGGCGACATCGGCATGGGCGCGCAGCGCTGGCTGGTGCTGGGGCCGATCCGCATCCAGCCCTCGGAGCTGACCAAGGTCGCCTTCGTGATGACGCTGGCCGCCTATTACGACTGGCTGCCGGTCGAGAAGGTCTCGCGCCCGTTCTGGGTGCTGATCCCGGTGCTGCTGATCCTGCTGCCGACCGGGCTGGTGCTGATGCAGCCCGACCTCGGCACCTCGATCATGCTGATCGCCGGGGGCGGCATCGTCATGTTCGCGGCCGGGGTCAGCCTATGGTATTTCGGCGCCGTCATCGCCATCGTCGTCGCCAGCGTGACGGCGGTGATGGAGAGCCGGGGCACCGACTGGCAACTGCTGCACGACTACCAGTTCAAGCGCATCGACACCTTCCTCGACCCCGGCTCGGACCCATTGGGCGCGGGCTACAACATCGCCCAGGCGCAGATCGCGCTGGGTTCGGGCGGCTGGTCGGGGCGCGGCTTCATGCAGGGCACGCAGTCGCGGTTGAACTTCCTGCCCGAAAAGCACACCGACTTCATCTTCACCTCGCTGGCCGAGGAGTTCGGTTTTGTCGGCGCCGGCTCGCTTCTGGCGCTTTACGTGCTGATCCTGGGCTTCTGCCTGCATTCGGCGCTGACCAACCGCGACCGTTTCGCGAGCCTGTTGACCATCGGCATCGCCGGGACGTTCTTTCTGTATTTCTCGATCAACATGGCCACGGTCATGGGGATGCTGCCCGCCAAGGGCTCGCCCCTGCCGCTGGTCAGCTATGGGGGGACCTCGCTGATGATCCTGCTGATGGGTTTCGGCATCCTGCAATCGGCGCATGTCCACCGACCTCGTGGATAG
- a CDS encoding 2-hydroxyacid dehydrogenase: MKVLFAAPARLWDAWAPALRAACPEMALCRDGDPAGFDALIYAPGYPEGGAALDFSPFTRARVVQSLWAGVERIVTNPTLTQPLCRMVDPGLAQGMAEYCTGWALRAHLGMDRYAQDGVWRNAVTPPLASARRVTVLGMGELGRAVAAALAGLGFRVTGWSHSGRAVPGIEVLAGPDLPQALARAEILVCLLPDTAETRDLLDAELLALLPAGATIINAGRGTLIDETALLAALDSGHIAHAVLDVFRQEPLPPDHPFWRHPGVTVTPHVSAETRPESAAAVAAENLRRAMRGEPLLYRVDRARGY, encoded by the coding sequence ATGAAGGTGCTGTTCGCCGCCCCCGCCCGGCTGTGGGACGCCTGGGCCCCCGCCCTGCGCGCCGCCTGCCCCGAGATGGCGCTCTGCCGCGACGGCGACCCGGCCGGTTTCGACGCGCTGATCTATGCCCCGGGCTACCCCGAGGGCGGCGCGGCGCTGGACTTCTCGCCCTTCACCCGCGCCCGCGTGGTGCAAAGCCTGTGGGCCGGGGTCGAGCGCATCGTCACCAACCCGACCCTGACCCAGCCCCTGTGCCGCATGGTCGATCCGGGGCTGGCGCAGGGCATGGCGGAATACTGCACCGGCTGGGCGCTGCGGGCGCATCTGGGCATGGACCGCTATGCCCAGGACGGCGTCTGGCGCAACGCCGTGACGCCGCCGCTGGCCAGCGCGCGGCGGGTGACGGTGCTGGGCATGGGCGAGCTGGGCCGCGCGGTGGCGGCGGCGCTGGCCGGGCTTGGCTTCCGCGTCACCGGCTGGTCGCATTCCGGCCGCGCCGTGCCGGGGATCGAGGTTCTGGCCGGACCCGACCTGCCCCAGGCGCTGGCCCGGGCCGAGATCCTGGTCTGCCTGCTGCCCGACACGGCCGAGACCCGCGACCTGCTCGACGCCGAACTGCTGGCGCTGCTGCCCGCAGGCGCCACGATCATCAACGCCGGCCGCGGCACGCTGATCGACGAAACGGCGCTGCTGGCGGCGCTGGACTCGGGGCATATCGCCCATGCGGTGCTCGACGTGTTCCGGCAAGAACCCCTGCCCCCGGATCACCCGTTCTGGCGCCATCCCGGCGTCACCGTCACGCCGCATGTCTCGGCCGAGACCCGGCCCGAAAGCGCCGCCGCCGTCGCGGCCGAGAACCTGCGCCGTGCCATGCGGGGCGAGCCGCTGCTCTACCGCGTGGACCGGGCGCGGGGCTATTGA
- a CDS encoding mannose-1-phosphate guanylyltransferase/mannose-6-phosphate isomerase, which produces MTITPVLLAGGSGTRLWPVSRKSFPKQFAPLIGEESLFQASARRLSGARYAAPLVMTNADFRFIVAEQLDQIGIIPAAILIEPAGRNTAPAILAAALTAAETDPEAVLLVAPSDHVVPDAEAFGRAVDMGLPAAQAGRIVTFGITPTRPETGYGYMEAEGSGEGPVTLKRFVEKPDAGNAARMIAQGNFLWNAGIFLFSARTMIEAFKAHAPEYLAPVQAALTEARLDLGFLRLAPEPWDRLPDLSIDYAVLEKAANLSVVRFSGHWSDLGGWDAVWRETQDAAPAERGAVTDDRSTAIDCDNVLLRSQDDGIEVVGIGLQDVMVVATNDAVLVAGMDRAQEVRKAVSALKSKGARQAESFLRDHRPWGWFETLALADRFQVKRIVVNPGAALSLQSHFHRSEHWIVVSGTARVTVDETVTLVTENQSIYVPLGAVHRMENPGKVPMVLIEVQTGVYLGEDDIVRYEDVYSRS; this is translated from the coding sequence ATGACGATTACCCCCGTTCTTCTGGCCGGAGGCTCGGGCACGCGGCTGTGGCCGGTGTCGCGCAAGAGCTTTCCCAAGCAATTCGCCCCGCTGATCGGCGAGGAGAGCCTGTTCCAGGCCTCGGCCCGCCGGCTGTCGGGCGCCCGCTACGCCGCGCCGCTGGTGATGACCAATGCCGATTTCCGCTTCATCGTGGCCGAGCAGCTGGACCAGATCGGCATCATCCCCGCGGCCATCCTGATCGAGCCCGCGGGCCGCAACACCGCGCCGGCGATCCTGGCCGCGGCGCTGACGGCGGCCGAGACCGACCCGGAAGCCGTGCTGCTGGTCGCGCCCTCGGACCATGTAGTGCCGGATGCCGAGGCCTTCGGCCGCGCCGTGGACATGGGCCTGCCGGCCGCGCAGGCGGGCCGCATCGTGACCTTCGGCATCACCCCCACCCGCCCCGAGACCGGCTATGGCTATATGGAGGCCGAGGGCTCGGGCGAAGGCCCCGTTACGCTGAAGCGCTTCGTCGAAAAGCCCGATGCCGGGAATGCGGCCCGGATGATCGCGCAGGGTAATTTCCTTTGGAATGCCGGCATCTTCCTGTTCTCGGCCCGGACCATGATCGAGGCTTTCAAGGCCCATGCCCCCGAATACCTGGCCCCGGTGCAGGCGGCGCTGACCGAGGCCCGGCTGGACCTGGGCTTCCTGCGCCTCGCGCCCGAGCCCTGGGACCGGCTGCCCGACCTGTCCATCGACTATGCCGTGCTGGAAAAGGCCGCAAATCTGTCGGTGGTGCGCTTCTCGGGCCATTGGTCCGACCTCGGCGGCTGGGACGCGGTCTGGCGCGAGACGCAGGACGCCGCCCCGGCCGAACGCGGCGCCGTCACCGACGACCGCTCGACCGCCATCGACTGCGACAATGTGCTGCTGCGCTCGCAGGACGATGGTATCGAGGTCGTGGGCATCGGCCTTCAGGACGTGATGGTGGTCGCCACCAATGACGCGGTGCTGGTCGCCGGCATGGATCGCGCGCAAGAGGTGCGCAAGGCGGTCTCGGCGCTGAAATCCAAGGGCGCGCGCCAGGCGGAAAGCTTTCTGCGCGACCATCGCCCCTGGGGCTGGTTCGAGACCCTGGCCCTGGCCGACCGCTTCCAGGTCAAGCGCATCGTCGTGAACCCCGGCGCGGCCCTGTCGCTGCAATCGCATTTCCACCGCTCGGAACACTGGATCGTCGTTTCCGGCACCGCCCGGGTGACGGTGGACGAGACGGTGACGCTGGTGACGGAAAACCAGTCGATCTATGTGCCTTTGGGTGCCGTGCACCGGATGGAGAACCCCGGCAAGGTGCCGATGGTGCTGATCGAGGTGCAGACCGGCGTCTATCTGGGCGAGGACGACATCGTCCGCTACGAGGACGTCTATTCCCGCAGCTGA
- a CDS encoding ABC transporter substrate-binding protein, with translation MKPSVLVLLIALLAPLGVRAETLTVQLRGPALAESAGFLWAQARGLYAAEGLDVTLLPADDAPPFESLARGAADVTVEWMPMALVAHENGLPVVNVAQILARPALRLTCRREAGVETAADLRGKTLANTFRGEDYPLLAWLTRLGLKPDDSLSGVALLAQWPGAAGGAEMLRHHQAACATTLAYDPLPGDGLVVLDPATEGTATLEDGLYALPATLADTQAQDRLARFLRASMKGWHEAVADPEAAAGLILGPDPDAGALRRQAAMIEAIGPLLSSSGALDEDDYRRTVDILRAGSGQAILRRDPGDAFIAAVTTRMALPEAAATSTADAAP, from the coding sequence ATGAAACCGAGCGTCCTTGTCCTGCTGATCGCCCTGCTCGCGCCGCTCGGCGTCCGGGCCGAAACCCTGACCGTGCAACTGCGCGGCCCGGCGCTGGCGGAATCGGCGGGCTTCCTTTGGGCGCAAGCGCGCGGGCTCTACGCGGCCGAGGGGCTGGATGTGACACTGCTGCCGGCCGATGACGCGCCGCCCTTCGAGTCGCTGGCGCGCGGTGCGGCCGACGTGACGGTCGAATGGATGCCCATGGCGTTGGTCGCGCACGAAAACGGCCTGCCGGTGGTGAATGTCGCGCAGATCCTCGCCCGGCCGGCGCTGCGGCTGACCTGCCGGCGCGAGGCCGGGGTGGAAACCGCCGCCGACCTGCGCGGCAAGACCCTGGCCAATACCTTCCGCGGCGAGGACTATCCGCTGCTGGCCTGGCTGACCCGGTTGGGACTGAAGCCCGACGACAGCCTCTCGGGCGTGGCGCTGCTGGCGCAATGGCCCGGTGCGGCCGGCGGCGCCGAGATGCTGCGCCACCACCAGGCCGCCTGCGCCACCACGCTGGCCTATGACCCGCTGCCGGGCGACGGGCTGGTGGTGCTGGACCCGGCGACAGAGGGCACCGCGACGCTGGAGGACGGGCTCTATGCCCTGCCCGCCACCCTGGCCGACACGCAGGCGCAGGACCGGCTCGCTCGCTTCCTGCGCGCCAGCATGAAGGGCTGGCACGAGGCCGTGGCCGATCCCGAAGCCGCCGCCGGGCTGATCCTGGGCCCGGACCCGGACGCAGGCGCGCTGCGCCGCCAAGCCGCGATGATCGAGGCCATCGGGCCGCTGCTCTCTTCCTCAGGCGCGCTGGACGAGGACGACTACCGCCGCACCGTCGACATCCTGCGCGCAGGCAGCGGGCAAGCCATCCTGCGGCGGGATCCGGGGGACGCCTTTATCGCGGCCGTCACCACCCGGATGGCTTTGCCGGAAGCGGCGGCGACCAGCACGGCGGACGCCGCGCCCTGA
- a CDS encoding arsenate reductase family protein: MAGALQIYGLAHCSTCQKAQAELEAAGWQVSFRDVAKAPLDEADWQRMIAEFGDKLVNRASLTWRGMSEAERAGTPLQMLSAKPSLMKRPAIIEGDKRLLGWAANVKRALGVAA; encoded by the coding sequence ATGGCGGGGGCATTGCAGATCTACGGGCTGGCCCATTGTTCGACCTGCCAGAAGGCGCAGGCCGAGCTTGAGGCCGCGGGCTGGCAGGTCAGCTTCCGCGACGTCGCCAAGGCGCCGCTGGACGAGGCCGACTGGCAGCGGATGATCGCGGAATTTGGCGACAAGCTGGTCAATCGGGCCAGCCTGACCTGGCGCGGCATGTCCGAGGCGGAACGCGCCGGCACCCCCTTGCAGATGCTGTCGGCCAAACCCTCGCTGATGAAGCGTCCCGCGATCATCGAGGGCGACAAGCGTCTGCTGGGCTGGGCCGCGAACGTCAAGCGCGCCTTGGGAGTCGCCGCCTGA
- a CDS encoding DUF3422 family protein yields the protein MNDEDEHPLRYPLVNELHARPSPRLKAPCTAVFLAVKEPREAANRDRARDVAHLAALCARHGAPRPDTSAGHYAAQLGRHQLRWESHTEFVTYAAFSPGLPPRPFDPSAGAIFPEDWQHQAPGKRIAAVMIQVDVLPDDPAEIMPRLREWFAADSIATVWVLEEAAVVAGDFRIDPDGWMRFALFVKPGTQPGRIGRIVQRLLDLETYRAMSMLGLGGARRLTEDLNALDPQLNDLLQGMSDDTRPAETVLHELLTISARLESTATQQAFRFGATAAYEAIVMDRVTSLRESRFMGGQMLTEFMARRYHPAMRTVKSAEKRLAAMLDRSERAGELLRTRVDVQRSAQNQELMVRMDRRADLQLRLQHTVEGLSVVAISYYAVGLLGYALYPVAHALDIDKAVLVAALTPVAVAAVWLGMRRIKARLHSDEH from the coding sequence ATGAACGACGAAGACGAACATCCGCTGCGCTATCCCCTGGTGAACGAGCTGCACGCCCGGCCCTCGCCGCGGCTGAAGGCGCCCTGCACCGCCGTCTTCCTGGCGGTCAAGGAGCCGCGCGAGGCGGCCAACCGCGACCGCGCCCGCGACGTGGCGCATCTGGCCGCGCTTTGCGCCCGCCACGGCGCGCCGCGCCCCGACACCAGCGCCGGCCATTACGCCGCGCAGCTGGGCCGGCACCAGCTGCGCTGGGAAAGCCATACCGAATTCGTGACCTATGCCGCCTTCTCCCCCGGCCTGCCGCCGCGGCCCTTCGATCCTTCGGCGGGGGCGATCTTTCCCGAGGACTGGCAGCATCAGGCGCCCGGCAAGCGCATCGCCGCGGTGATGATCCAGGTCGATGTCCTGCCCGACGACCCGGCAGAAATCATGCCGCGCCTGCGCGAATGGTTCGCGGCCGACAGCATCGCCACGGTCTGGGTGCTGGAAGAGGCGGCGGTGGTCGCGGGCGACTTCCGCATCGATCCCGACGGCTGGATGCGGTTCGCGCTGTTCGTCAAGCCCGGCACGCAGCCGGGCCGCATCGGCCGCATCGTCCAGCGCCTGCTGGACCTGGAGACCTATCGCGCCATGTCCATGCTGGGCTTGGGCGGCGCGCGCCGGCTGACCGAGGACCTGAATGCGCTCGACCCGCAGCTGAACGATCTCTTGCAGGGCATGAGCGACGACACCCGCCCGGCCGAGACGGTGCTGCACGAGTTGCTGACGATCTCGGCCCGGCTTGAGAGCACGGCGACGCAGCAGGCGTTCCGCTTTGGCGCCACCGCGGCCTATGAGGCGATCGTGATGGACCGCGTGACCTCGCTGCGCGAATCGCGCTTCATGGGCGGCCAGATGCTGACCGAGTTCATGGCGCGGCGCTATCACCCCGCCATGCGGACGGTGAAATCGGCCGAGAAGCGGCTGGCCGCGATGCTGGACCGCAGCGAGCGCGCGGGCGAACTGCTGCGCACCCGTGTCGATGTGCAGCGCAGCGCCCAGAACCAGGAGCTGATGGTCCGCATGGACCGCCGCGCCGACCTGCAGCTGCGGCTGCAGCACACGGTCGAGGGGCTGTCGGTGGTGGCGATCAGCTATTACGCCGTGGGTCTGCTTGGCTATGCGCTCTATCCGGTGGCCCATGCGCTGGATATCGACAAGGCGGTGCTGGTCGCCGCGCTGACCCCCGTCGCCGTCGCCGCCGTCTGGCTGGGCATGCGCCGGATCAAGGCCCGGCTGCATTCCGACGAGCATTAG
- a CDS encoding L,D-transpeptidase family protein, with protein sequence MSGWLGRIVAVALLLGLAACAPSKFKTYSGPPVTQVVVNKGARQMLLLNGNTVLKAYRIGLGNEPIGHKQFEGDGKTPEGIYYIDRRNPDSRYHLSVGVSYPNPNDTAFALSQGKAPGGDIFIHGQGPEGRALSKRLPDWTAGCIAVTDEQVEDIYAMVPDGTPILITP encoded by the coding sequence ATGTCGGGCTGGCTGGGCCGTATCGTCGCCGTGGCGCTTTTGCTGGGGCTTGCCGCCTGCGCCCCCAGCAAGTTCAAGACCTATTCCGGCCCGCCGGTGACCCAGGTGGTGGTGAACAAGGGCGCGCGGCAGATGCTGCTGCTGAACGGCAATACCGTGCTCAAGGCCTATCGCATCGGGCTTGGCAACGAACCCATCGGCCACAAGCAGTTCGAGGGCGACGGCAAGACCCCCGAGGGGATCTACTACATCGACCGCCGCAACCCCGACAGCCGCTATCACCTGTCGGTCGGGGTCTCCTATCCCAATCCCAACGACACCGCCTTCGCGCTGTCGCAGGGCAAGGCGCCGGGCGGCGACATCTTCATCCACGGCCAGGGCCCCGAAGGCCGCGCGCTGTCGAAGCGGTTGCCGGACTGGACCGCGGGCTGCATCGCCGTGACCGACGAACAGGTCGAGGACATCTATGCCATGGTCCCGGACGGCACCCCGATCCTGATCACCCCCTGA
- a CDS encoding NAD(P)(+) transhydrogenase (Re/Si-specific) subunit beta produces MEFGFTTAAYVVAAILFILSLGGLSGQESAKRAVWYGIVGMALAVAATLIGPGSGLWLLSLILVAVGGVIGWIVATRVQMTEMPQLVAAMHSLVGLAAVFIGFNTHIELGHVLGLDPAGREALTGFAAVLAHKSPVEQSILRVETFLGVFIGAVTFTGSVIAFGKLAGKVDGKARKLPGGHVLNAGAAALSLVLLLVYLANGSTLALIVMTLAALFIGYHLIMGIGGADMPVVVSMLNSYSGWAAAAIGFSLSNDLLIVVGALVGSSGAILSYIMCKAMNRSFVSVILGGFGGEAGPAMEIVGEQVAIDAESVAAALNDADEIIIVPGYGMAVAQAQQSVSELTRKLRARGKNVRFAIHPVAGRLPGHMNVLLAEAKVPYDIVLEMDEINEDFPSTDVVIVIGSNDIVNPAAQEDPNSPIAGMPVLEVWKAKQVFVSKRGQGTGYSGIENPLFYKDNTRMFYGDAKKSLDQLLPMVE; encoded by the coding sequence ATGGAATTCGGTTTCACCACCGCCGCCTATGTCGTCGCGGCCATCCTGTTCATCCTGTCCCTGGGCGGGCTTTCCGGCCAGGAAAGCGCCAAGCGCGCGGTCTGGTACGGCATCGTGGGCATGGCGCTGGCCGTCGCCGCCACGCTGATCGGCCCGGGCTCGGGCCTGTGGCTGTTGTCGCTGATCCTGGTCGCGGTCGGCGGTGTCATCGGCTGGATCGTCGCCACCCGCGTGCAGATGACCGAGATGCCGCAGCTGGTCGCCGCCATGCACAGCCTCGTGGGCCTGGCTGCGGTCTTCATCGGCTTCAACACCCATATCGAGCTCGGCCATGTGCTGGGCCTCGATCCGGCGGGGCGCGAGGCGCTGACCGGCTTCGCCGCCGTTCTGGCGCACAAATCCCCTGTCGAGCAGTCGATCCTTCGGGTGGAGACCTTCCTCGGGGTCTTCATCGGCGCCGTGACCTTCACCGGCTCGGTCATCGCCTTCGGCAAGCTCGCGGGCAAGGTCGACGGCAAGGCCAGGAAGCTGCCCGGCGGCCATGTGCTGAACGCCGGTGCCGCGGCGCTGTCGCTGGTGCTCCTGCTGGTCTATCTCGCCAATGGCTCGACCCTGGCGCTGATCGTGATGACGCTGGCGGCGCTCTTCATCGGCTATCACCTGATCATGGGCATCGGCGGCGCCGACATGCCGGTGGTGGTGTCGATGCTGAACAGCTATTCCGGCTGGGCGGCGGCGGCGATCGGCTTCTCGCTGTCGAACGACCTGTTGATCGTGGTCGGCGCGCTGGTCGGCTCGTCCGGTGCGATCCTGAGCTACATCATGTGCAAGGCGATGAACCGCAGCTTCGTTTCGGTGATCCTGGGCGGCTTCGGCGGCGAGGCGGGCCCGGCGATGGAGATCGTGGGCGAGCAGGTCGCCATCGACGCGGAAAGCGTCGCGGCGGCGCTGAACGACGCCGACGAGATCATCATCGTGCCGGGCTACGGCATGGCGGTGGCGCAGGCGCAGCAATCGGTGTCGGAGCTGACCCGCAAGCTGCGCGCGCGCGGCAAGAACGTGCGCTTCGCCATCCACCCGGTGGCGGGCCGGCTGCCAGGGCACATGAACGTGCTGCTGGCCGAGGCCAAGGTGCCCTATGACATCGTGCTGGAGATGGACGAGATCAACGAGGACTTCCCCTCGACCGACGTGGTGATCGTGATCGGCTCGAACGACATCGTGAACCCGGCGGCGCAGGAGGACCCGAACTCGCCGATCGCCGGGATGCCGGTGCTGGAGGTCTGGAAAGCGAAGCAGGTGTTCGTGTCGAAGCGCGGCCAGGGCACCGGCTATTCCGGCATCGAGAACCCGCTGTTCTACAAGGACAACACCCGCATGTTCTACGGCGACGCCAAGAAGTCGCTCGATCAGCTGCTGCCAATGGTCGAGTGA